In Dolichospermum flos-aquae CCAP 1403/13F, the following proteins share a genomic window:
- a CDS encoding ArnT family glycosyltransferase — protein MSIKLSVSWQVVDKWLNNLEQRPVLAVAVSSLWLLVIGWIAFGWNLGNVGLIDETEPLFAEASRQMLVTGDWITPFFNGETRFDKPALIYWCQAIAYSIMGVNEWAVRIPSALAAMGVIALAFYTVQWYFAKKDELEQVTNLPRRYFTAAIAAALMALNAEMIVWGRAGVSDMLLNGCIGSTLLCFFLGYAQNNSPIVTANWRLPNKWYLASYVLIAGAILTKGPVGIVLPGIIMIAFALYVGKFWELWREMRPILGMGIVLVISLPWYVLVTWRNGWNFINAFFIYHNIDRFTEVVNGHSAPWYFYFLVVLLGFAPYSVYIPAALVRVNLLQRSQWLKQERSQQLGLFVCLWFLGVFGFFTISVTKLPSYVLPLMPAAAILVALFWSDLFPNSQTPTPPKFLRISAWVNVAFLTVISIALFNLTQIAGPDPAAPELYVQMEKSGILKFAGIIWLLSTVTSAILILSHRYQQIITINLLGFIAFIAIALMPAVLIMDQQRQLPLRELSALIVESKQPNEELIMVGFKKPTVTFYTRKNVNYIKFSQQALEYIQKQSSQENRPPSLLILVEQGKFQEMDLPPDTYKNLATKGAYHLIRIPLKTAKLDNLS, from the coding sequence ATGAGTATAAAATTGAGTGTTTCTTGGCAAGTGGTGGATAAGTGGTTGAATAATTTAGAACAGCGTCCAGTCCTAGCTGTGGCTGTTTCGTCCCTGTGGTTATTGGTAATTGGTTGGATAGCTTTTGGCTGGAATTTGGGTAATGTGGGCTTAATTGATGAGACTGAGCCGCTGTTTGCGGAAGCTTCCCGACAAATGCTGGTAACTGGTGATTGGATTACGCCGTTTTTTAATGGTGAAACTCGCTTTGATAAACCTGCTTTAATTTATTGGTGTCAAGCGATCGCTTACTCTATTATGGGAGTAAATGAATGGGCTGTGCGTATCCCTTCAGCATTGGCAGCAATGGGCGTAATTGCTTTGGCATTTTACACTGTGCAGTGGTACTTTGCCAAAAAAGATGAATTAGAACAAGTTACTAATTTGCCCAGACGTTACTTTACAGCCGCCATTGCCGCTGCTTTAATGGCACTCAACGCAGAAATGATTGTTTGGGGCAGAGCCGGGGTTTCTGATATGTTACTCAATGGCTGTATAGGTTCAACTTTATTATGTTTTTTCCTGGGATATGCTCAGAATAATTCCCCAATCGTCACTGCTAATTGGCGACTTCCCAATAAATGGTATTTAGCAAGTTATGTCTTAATTGCTGGGGCAATATTAACTAAAGGTCCTGTAGGCATTGTCTTACCAGGAATAATTATGATTGCTTTTGCCTTGTATGTGGGGAAATTTTGGGAACTTTGGCGAGAAATGCGGCCGATTTTGGGAATGGGGATAGTTTTAGTTATCTCACTTCCTTGGTATGTTTTGGTAACTTGGCGCAACGGCTGGAATTTTATTAATGCCTTTTTTATCTATCACAATATAGACCGTTTTACCGAAGTTGTTAATGGCCATTCAGCCCCTTGGTATTTTTACTTTTTAGTCGTTTTGTTGGGCTTTGCACCATATTCAGTGTACATCCCCGCGGCTCTAGTTAGAGTAAATCTTTTGCAGCGATCGCAGTGGTTAAAGCAAGAACGCTCTCAACAATTAGGTTTATTTGTCTGTTTATGGTTTTTGGGTGTATTTGGATTTTTCACAATTTCTGTTACCAAATTACCCAGTTATGTATTACCCTTAATGCCAGCAGCAGCTATTCTTGTGGCATTATTTTGGAGTGATCTTTTCCCCAATTCACAAACTCCAACTCCTCCCAAATTTTTACGCATCAGTGCTTGGGTAAACGTAGCTTTTCTAACAGTTATTTCCATTGCCCTCTTTAATCTTACCCAAATTGCTGGGCCTGATCCTGCTGCTCCTGAATTATACGTACAAATGGAGAAATCAGGAATCCTCAAATTTGCGGGAATAATTTGGTTACTATCTACAGTTACTTCGGCTATCTTAATATTAAGTCACCGTTATCAACAGATAATTACAATTAATTTATTAGGATTTATAGCCTTTATTGCTATTGCTTTAATGCCTGCTGTTTTGATTATGGACCAACAGCGTCAACTACCTCTGAGAGAATTATCAGCCCTAATTGTTGAATCAAAACAACCCAATGAAGAATTAATTATGGTTGGGTTCAAAAAACCTACCGTGACTTTCTACACGCGCAAAAACGTTAATTACATTAAATTTTCTCAACAAGCTCTTGAATATATTCAAAAGCAATCATCACAAGAAAACAGACCACCATCATTGTTAATCTTAGTTGAACAGGGAAAATTTCAGGAAATGGACTTACCACCTGATACTTACAAAAACTTAGCCACCAAAGGCGCTTATCATCTCATTCGCATTCCTTTGAAAACAGCTAAACTAGATAACTTGTCTTAA
- the bioB gene encoding biotin synthase BioB, whose translation MVEIRYNLQPTEILTIYNTPFLELIYQAATVHRQYHKPEQIQVCKLISIKTGACPEDCGYCAQSSRYKTEVKPEALLEKETVINIAKTAKESGVSRVCMGAAWREVRDNSQFEEVLDMVKDVTGMGLEVCCTLGMLTENQAKRLEDAGLYAYNHNLDTSEEYYSTVITTRTYGDRLNTIANVRQTNVTVCSGGILGLGENVSDRVGMLHTLSNLQPHPESVPINILSQVPGTPLENQPDVPIWDVVRMIATARIIMPKSDVRLSAGRARLSQVEQALCFMAGANSIFSSDDNKMLTVTTPCPDYDADKEMLNLLGLEMRPPFQKQEKTPNLAMI comes from the coding sequence ATGGTAGAAATACGCTACAATTTGCAACCGACAGAGATTTTAACAATATATAATACCCCATTTCTAGAGCTAATTTATCAAGCTGCTACTGTGCATCGTCAATATCACAAACCTGAACAAATACAAGTTTGTAAACTTATCTCCATTAAAACTGGTGCGTGTCCCGAAGATTGCGGTTACTGCGCTCAATCTTCCCGCTATAAAACTGAGGTAAAACCCGAAGCACTGTTAGAAAAAGAAACGGTGATAAATATTGCCAAAACAGCTAAAGAAAGCGGTGTGAGTCGCGTTTGTATGGGTGCTGCTTGGAGAGAAGTTCGGGATAATTCCCAATTTGAGGAAGTCCTGGATATGGTCAAGGATGTAACTGGCATGGGTTTAGAGGTATGCTGTACCTTGGGAATGTTGACAGAAAACCAAGCCAAGCGGTTAGAGGATGCGGGATTATATGCTTATAACCATAATCTTGATACCTCAGAGGAATATTACAGCACTGTAATTACAACTCGAACTTATGGCGATCGCCTGAATACAATTGCCAATGTTCGCCAAACTAATGTTACCGTATGTTCGGGCGGTATTCTCGGTTTAGGGGAAAATGTTAGCGATAGAGTCGGAATGTTACATACTCTCTCAAATTTACAGCCTCACCCCGAATCCGTACCCATCAATATTCTTTCCCAAGTTCCCGGTACACCTTTAGAAAATCAACCAGATGTGCCTATTTGGGATGTAGTGCGGATGATTGCGACTGCTAGAATTATTATGCCTAAATCTGACGTGCGTTTGAGTGCAGGTAGGGCGAGACTTTCCCAAGTAGAACAGGCTTTATGCTTCATGGCTGGTGCAAATTCCATCTTCTCCAGCGATGATAATAAAATGTTGACGGTAACAACTCCCTGTCCCGATTACGACGCAGATAAAGAAATGTTGAACTTGCTTGGTTTGGAAATGCGTCCCCCATTTCAAAAGCAGGAAAAAACACCTAATCTAGCGATGATATAA
- a CDS encoding DUF6671 family protein, producing MSIYNNRVAILATMHNKEKVISPLLKEHLGINLIVPQGLNTDIFGTFTREIKRPDTQIITARLKAKKALEMYDEKIAIASEGSFAPHPLIPYIYANREIIIFLDQENDLEIIGEVFSMETNFNHQTISSLEEAEEFGKKVGFPEHGLVISFNNISTGKTQFIKGITSKENLINSVEIAIKNTNGKFHIETDMRAMYNPTRMKNIAFATQDLINKINSLCPQCHTPGFMINQKIPGLPCELCHQPTSLIKAVIFQCQKCNFTQQQLFPNNQEFADPSLCEYCNP from the coding sequence ATGTCAATATATAATAATCGCGTGGCTATTTTGGCGACAATGCACAATAAAGAAAAAGTAATTTCTCCTTTATTGAAGGAACATTTAGGAATTAATTTGATAGTTCCTCAAGGCTTAAATACTGATATTTTTGGAACTTTTACTAGAGAAATTAAACGTCCAGATACACAAATTATTACTGCTAGGTTAAAAGCTAAAAAAGCCTTGGAAATGTATGATGAAAAAATAGCAATTGCTAGTGAAGGAAGTTTTGCACCTCATCCCCTAATTCCCTATATTTATGCTAACCGAGAAATCATTATTTTTCTGGATCAAGAAAATGATTTAGAAATTATTGGTGAAGTATTTTCTATGGAAACTAATTTTAATCATCAGACTATATCTAGTTTAGAAGAAGCTGAAGAATTTGGTAAAAAAGTAGGTTTTCCTGAACATGGTTTAGTAATTTCATTTAATAATATATCTACAGGAAAAACACAATTTATTAAAGGTATTACCAGCAAAGAAAACCTAATCAATTCCGTAGAAATTGCCATAAAAAACACAAATGGTAAATTTCATATAGAAACAGATATGAGAGCAATGTATAATCCTACCAGGATGAAAAATATTGCCTTTGCTACTCAAGACTTAATTAATAAAATTAATAGTTTATGTCCCCAATGTCATACTCCTGGTTTTATGATTAATCAAAAAATCCCTGGACTACCTTGTGAACTTTGTCATCAGCCAACTTCATTAATTAAAGCAGTAATTTTTCAATGTCAAAAATGCAATTTTACCCAACAACAATTATTTCCTAACAATCAAGAATTTGCTGATCCTAGTTTATGTGAATATTGTAATCCTTAG
- a CDS encoding GNAT family N-acetyltransferase, with protein MTSEPPILTSDRLILRMAVMEDIPYILKYFTENKEYLTPFYPQWDENFFTHDYWEYQVETSFWEFVNNYSLKLFIYRKHQPRQIVGTANFSNFVYSAAQFCQLGYSLAESAQGYGYMTEALSISTKYVFQELNLHRIMANYMPHNRRSGNVLKRAGFVVEGYARDYLMINGKWEDHIFTSLTNPHWRSDL; from the coding sequence ATGACATCAGAGCCACCAATTCTGACAAGCGATCGCCTAATATTAAGAATGGCAGTGATGGAGGATATTCCCTACATACTCAAATATTTTACGGAAAATAAAGAATATCTTACGCCATTTTATCCTCAATGGGATGAAAACTTTTTTACTCACGATTATTGGGAGTATCAAGTAGAAACGAGTTTCTGGGAATTTGTGAACAACTATTCATTAAAACTATTTATTTATCGGAAACACCAGCCTAGACAAATTGTGGGGACTGCTAATTTTAGCAACTTTGTCTATAGTGCTGCTCAATTTTGTCAATTAGGATACAGTTTAGCAGAATCAGCACAAGGTTATGGTTACATGACAGAAGCCTTGTCTATTTCCACTAAGTATGTTTTTCAAGAATTAAATCTGCACCGCATTATGGCTAATTATATGCCCCATAATCGCCGCAGTGGTAATGTTCTTAAAAGGGCTGGTTTTGTAGTTGAAGGATATGCTAGAGATTATTTAATGATTAATGGTAAATGGGAAGATCATATTTTTACAAGTTTGACAAATCCCCACTGGCGATCAGATTTATAA
- a CDS encoding type II toxin-antitoxin system HicB family antitoxin, translating into MINKKLIDYTIILRPDDNGTFVAYVPAIKGCHAWGKTHEEARSELNHVFEMISAEYLEAGKSLPNDIEVTIAYAS; encoded by the coding sequence ATGATAAACAAAAAACTAATTGACTATACAATTATTTTACGCCCCGATGATAATGGAACATTTGTTGCTTACGTTCCAGCAATTAAAGGATGTCATGCGTGGGGAAAAACCCATGAAGAAGCTCGTTCAGAGTTAAACCATGTTTTTGAAATGATATCAGCAGAATATTTAGAGGCTGGTAAATCCTTACCTAATGATATTGAGGTAACTATTGCTTATGCCAGCTAA
- a CDS encoding type II toxin-antitoxin system HicA family toxin → MPAKAKTLEKVAKKLGFEKIRQKGSHARWKHPDGRATTIPIHGNAEIGSWLFQEILKQLEITEDEFNNLR, encoded by the coding sequence ATGCCAGCTAAAGCCAAAACTTTAGAAAAAGTTGCCAAAAAATTAGGCTTTGAGAAAATTCGTCAAAAAGGTAGTCATGCTCGCTGGAAGCATCCCGATGGTCGCGCAACAACTATTCCTATTCATGGAAATGCTGAAATCGGCAGTTGGCTATTCCAGGAAATTCTTAAACAATTAGAAATTACAGAAGATGAATTTAATAATCTCAGATAG
- a CDS encoding protein adenylyltransferase SelO — translation MTLDETLNHTHATNPLLTLNYEPALESLGNDYYDQVVAEEFPQLMLRWRNDALLPRLGVAPQVVKDEDFINAFGKFEGREPLLALRYHGYQFGQYNSQLGDGRGFLYGQVRGIDGELYDFGTKGSGRTPYSRGGDGMLTLKGGVREVLAAEALHRLGVRTSRCLSMIETGLGLWRGDEPSPTRSSVMIRMSKSHIRFGTFERLNYFKRHDLTQKLLDHVIEQYYPHLQAENDKYALFYAELVQRVAELVAQWMAAGFCHAVLNTDNMSITGESFDYGPYAFIPTYDLQFTAAYFDYYKRYCYSQQPGICKLNLELLQEPLKAIIHQGDLDIALSKFAEYYQAEYRALMLKKLGFEDLQLAEADEFLRLTITFLHDSQVGYHQFFADLAATFSNTWRDDPAFVMNGSELSPALGKSATFDNWCFLYHKILNHFDPEQMDKIGKTLAESNPKTALLRPVIESVWERITEDDNWQPFYDLVETLQTGR, via the coding sequence ATGACTCTGGATGAAACTCTCAATCATACTCATGCTACTAATCCCTTACTTACCCTCAACTATGAACCAGCCCTAGAATCTCTAGGTAATGACTACTATGATCAAGTTGTAGCCGAGGAATTTCCCCAACTTATGTTACGCTGGCGCAATGACGCACTACTGCCACGCTTAGGAGTTGCGCCCCAAGTAGTTAAAGACGAAGATTTTATTAACGCTTTTGGTAAATTTGAGGGAAGAGAACCGCTGTTAGCACTACGTTATCACGGTTATCAATTTGGACAATATAACTCCCAATTAGGTGACGGTAGAGGCTTTCTCTATGGACAAGTGCGGGGTATTGATGGGGAATTATATGATTTTGGCACAAAAGGTTCGGGAAGAACCCCCTACTCTCGCGGTGGTGACGGAATGCTAACACTTAAAGGAGGAGTGCGGGAAGTTCTCGCCGCTGAAGCACTTCATCGTTTAGGCGTTCGCACTTCTCGCTGTTTAAGTATGATTGAAACGGGTTTGGGTTTGTGGCGCGGTGATGAACCTTCTCCAACTCGTTCTTCTGTCATGATTCGCATGAGTAAATCTCATATTCGTTTTGGTACTTTTGAACGATTAAACTATTTCAAACGACATGATTTAACTCAAAAACTGTTAGATCATGTAATTGAACAGTATTACCCGCATTTGCAAGCTGAAAATGATAAATATGCTTTATTTTATGCCGAATTAGTGCAGCGTGTCGCCGAATTAGTAGCACAATGGATGGCAGCGGGTTTTTGTCATGCAGTTCTGAATACTGATAATATGTCAATTACCGGGGAAAGTTTTGACTATGGACCCTATGCCTTTATTCCTACTTACGATCTCCAATTTACGGCGGCATATTTCGATTATTATAAACGTTATTGTTACAGTCAACAACCAGGGATTTGCAAATTAAATTTAGAACTTTTGCAAGAACCTTTAAAGGCAATAATTCACCAAGGTGATTTGGATATTGCTTTATCTAAGTTTGCTGAATATTACCAAGCTGAATATCGAGCCTTGATGTTGAAAAAATTGGGTTTTGAAGATTTACAATTAGCCGAAGCTGATGAATTTTTGCGGTTAACCATTACCTTTTTACATGATAGTCAAGTTGGTTATCATCAATTCTTTGCTGATTTAGCTGCTACCTTTTCTAATACATGGCGAGATGATCCAGCTTTTGTGATGAATGGTTCAGAACTTAGCCCCGCATTAGGAAAATCAGCGACTTTTGATAATTGGTGTTTTCTTTATCATAAAATTCTCAATCATTTTGATCCTGAACAAATGGATAAAATTGGTAAAACTCTAGCTGAATCTAATCCTAAAACAGCTTTATTAAGACCTGTGATTGAGTCTGTTTGGGAACGAATCACTGAAGATGATAATTGGCAACCTTTTTATGATTTAGTGGAAACACTGCAAACAGGAAGGTAG
- a CDS encoding DUF565 domain-containing protein, with amino-acid sequence MQNTRLNNLLETIFSSLSEWFLNPWRRLSLILISFLFGFFLGSAVSTTAGQKAELDIVVAGFLVLLTEITSRIFYSRSFFVRQAFWVEILNYLKVGFIYSLFLEALKLGS; translated from the coding sequence ATGCAAAATACTCGCTTGAACAACCTATTAGAAACAATTTTCAGTAGCTTGAGTGAATGGTTTCTGAATCCTTGGCGGCGGTTATCGCTAATACTAATTAGTTTTTTGTTTGGCTTTTTTTTGGGATCAGCAGTATCAACAACCGCTGGACAAAAGGCAGAATTAGACATTGTGGTTGCTGGATTTTTAGTGCTACTGACTGAAATTACCAGTAGAATATTTTACAGTCGGAGTTTTTTTGTTCGCCAAGCATTTTGGGTAGAAATACTCAACTATCTCAAGGTTGGTTTTATCTACAGTCTATTTCTAGAAGCGTTAAAACTGGGTTCGTGA
- the tumA gene encoding antitoxin TumA encodes MRKQVIEYTSLLDALIALTKQLNVYEIKYQMSSEDFFAKYNQGKTSDDEVFVEWAGNYQHYLALHQEITSKLQDVA; translated from the coding sequence ATGCGTAAACAAGTTATCGAATATACATCTCTACTAGATGCGTTGATTGCCCTTACCAAACAGTTAAATGTTTATGAAATCAAGTACCAAATGAGTTCAGAAGATTTTTTTGCCAAATATAACCAAGGAAAAACTTCTGATGATGAAGTGTTTGTCGAATGGGCAGGAAATTATCAGCATTATCTAGCTTTACATCAAGAAATAACCAGCAAACTCCAAGATGTCGCGTAA
- the tumE gene encoding toxin TumE, whose product MSRKLIQAYLDEIEQLSLNCSNAYIEEYSAVILTTERANLRIRIRFAIRYLLAVSEAFVVVDNQIKYIDYRYHFQDEQNSLIFRYDSTPHFPNLSSFPHHKHLFDNVIACEKPHIADVLQEVMEFLK is encoded by the coding sequence ATGTCGCGTAAACTTATCCAAGCGTATTTAGATGAAATTGAGCAACTTTCACTCAATTGCTCTAATGCATACATTGAGGAATATAGTGCAGTCATTTTAACGACAGAGCGGGCTAATCTCCGCATTAGGATACGTTTTGCAATTAGATATTTACTAGCAGTCAGTGAAGCCTTTGTTGTTGTAGATAATCAGATTAAATATATTGATTACCGCTATCACTTTCAAGATGAGCAAAATAGTCTGATTTTTCGTTATGACAGTACACCACACTTTCCCAACTTGTCTAGTTTCCCCCACCATAAACATCTTTTTGACAATGTAATTGCTTGCGAAAAACCACATATAGCTGATGTTCTACAAGAAGTGATGGAGTTTTTAAAGTAG
- a CDS encoding glycerate kinase — MSSEWLSQVLTTDTSWQVSAQAAALADPLRAKVFNITSDNVAEVIQRRGDLLKLVFPNFSQFCQTTLKIQPPKVLQVLWDLWLPLGIQIAAQRQQLGKPFVQGILGTQGTGKTTMSQILGLILQQLGYRTLSLSLDDLYKTYSERLALMQQDPRLVWRGPPGTHDIHLAFSVLDQIAQSKSPVIVPRFDKSAYGGIGDRTTPEVITNPIDIVLFEGWFVGVKPIPPKVLLTPPPPILTDVDKQFASDMNNQLKDYLPLWERLDSLIVLYPTDYRYSLAWRKQAERQMIAAGKSGMSDAEIEEFVNYFWRSLHPELFINPLIQSSSVDLVIEINADHSFGKIRKAI, encoded by the coding sequence ATGAGTAGTGAATGGTTGAGTCAAGTTTTAACAACAGACACATCTTGGCAAGTGTCAGCACAAGCCGCAGCATTGGCAGATCCTTTGCGAGCTAAGGTGTTTAATATTACTTCTGATAATGTGGCTGAAGTTATCCAAAGGAGAGGGGATTTACTGAAGTTAGTTTTCCCTAATTTTAGTCAATTTTGTCAAACTACCCTAAAAATTCAACCGCCAAAAGTGTTACAGGTATTGTGGGATTTATGGCTACCCTTGGGAATCCAAATTGCAGCACAACGTCAACAGTTAGGGAAACCTTTTGTCCAGGGAATTTTAGGCACACAAGGAACTGGTAAAACTACAATGTCCCAGATACTGGGTTTGATTCTCCAGCAGTTAGGATATCGGACGTTAAGTTTGTCTTTGGATGACTTGTACAAAACTTATAGCGAGCGTTTGGCTTTAATGCAGCAAGATCCCCGTTTAGTTTGGCGTGGTCCCCCTGGAACCCACGATATTCACCTAGCTTTCAGTGTACTCGATCAGATTGCTCAAAGCAAGAGTCCTGTGATAGTTCCTAGATTTGATAAATCTGCCTATGGAGGTATTGGCGATCGCACTACTCCTGAAGTTATCACAAATCCTATAGATATTGTTCTGTTTGAAGGCTGGTTTGTGGGCGTAAAACCAATTCCTCCTAAAGTGTTATTAACTCCACCACCACCTATTCTTACAGACGTAGACAAACAATTTGCCTCTGATATGAATAATCAGCTAAAAGATTATTTACCACTGTGGGAAAGATTAGATAGTTTAATAGTTCTTTATCCCACAGATTACCGTTATTCTTTAGCATGGCGCAAGCAAGCAGAAAGACAAATGATTGCTGCTGGTAAATCAGGAATGAGTGACGCAGAAATAGAAGAATTTGTAAATTATTTTTGGCGTTCTTTACATCCCGAATTATTCATTAATCCCTTAATTCAATCATCATCTGTTGATTTAGTAATTGAAATTAATGCTGATCATAGTTTTGGGAAAATTAGAAAAGCTATCTGA